The sequence TTCGCTCGCCGCTACTCACAGAATCGATGTTTCTTTCTCTTCCTCCGGCTACTTAGATGTTTCAGTTCACCGGGTTCCCTTCTTAACGTTATGGATTCGCGTTAAGATGACGGAGGGTTGCTCCGCCGGGTTTCCCCATTCAGATATCTCCGGATCGTAGGATATTTGCTCCTCCCCGAAGCTTTTCGCAGCTTATCACGTCTTTCATCGGCTCTTAGTGCCAAGGCATCCACCATACGCTCTTTCTAGCATAACCAACTGCTTCCATCCACGGGAATGGATGTCTGCTACACACACCTAGCGTGATGTGCGTTGGTAATAGGTCATTTTTTTAATTCGTTGTGTTCGAATGAGTTAATTATTAGTTTTAACAATTACCTCGGATGTCTTGATATTTTTCTTATCATTTCGTTTCTTGTATGCGATTTTCAAGGTACATTCTTTTTGACTGTTTTATCAGTCATCAGAAATCAAAATCTCTTTTCATCTCTGATCACTGGTAAATCCAGTTATGTTAAACAGCACTGCCCTGCTGGTCGGGTTGACATGACGCTATTTTCCACTAATCAATACTACTATTTTTCATTTATCTTTGTGTTCATGTCTGTATCTATATAAAAAAGCTTTCGCTTATTTTCTTATAGATTCGGCAGCCACCTACTCTCCCACACCGTCTCCAGTGCAGTACCATCGGCCTCCCAGGTCTTAACCATCGTGTTCGGGATGGGTACGGGTGTTTCCCCTGGGCGTATCGCCACCGAAAAGTTTTGTACTCTTTGAGCACTCATAACTAAACAACAGATTTCTTTCAATCCCTTACTTCTTCCCTAGAAAGGAGGTGATCCAGCCGCACCTTCCGATACGGCTACCTTGTTACGACTTCACCCCAGTTATCGGTCCCACCTTCGGCAGCTCCCTCCTTACGGTTGGGTCACTGACTTCGGGCGTTACTGACTCCCATGGTGTGACGGGCGGTGTGTACAAGACCCGGGAACGTATTCACCGCGACATGCTGATTCGCGATTACTAGCGATTCCAGCTTCATGTAGTCGAGTTGCAGACTACAATCCGAACTGAGACGTTATTTTTGAGATTTGCTTCCCCTCACAGGTTCGCTTCCCTTTGTTTACGCCATTGTAGCACGTGTGTAGCCCTGGTCATAAGGGGCATGATGATTTGACGTCATCCCCACCTTCCTCCAGGTTATCCCTGGCAGTCTCTCCAGAGTGCCCACCTTAAATGCTGGCTACTGAAGATAGGGGTTGCGCTCGTTGCGGGACTTAACCCAACATCTCACGACACGAGCTGACGACAACCATGCACCACCTGTCACCGGTGCCCCGAAGGAAAGGCAACATTACTTGCCGGTCACCGGGATGTCAAGACCAGGTAAGGTTCTTCGCGTTGCTTCGAATTAAACCACATGCTCCACCGCTTGTGCGGGTCCCCGTCAATTCCTTTGAGTTTCATTCTTGCGAACGTACTCCCCAGGTGGACTACTTATTGCGTTTGCTGCGGCACCGAAGAGCTTTGCTCCCCGACACCTAGTAGTCATCGTTTACGGCGTGGACTACCAGGGTATCTAATCCTGTTTGCTCCCCACGCTTTCGAGCCTCAACGTCAGTAATCGTCCAGTAAGCCGCCTTCGCCACTGGTGTTCCTCCTAATATCTACGCATTTCACCGCTACACTAGGAATTCCGCTTACCTCTCCGACACTCTAGTTACATAGTTTCCAATGCAGTCCCGGGGTTGAGCCCCGGGCTTTCACATCAGACTTACACAACCGTCTACGCTCCCTTTACACCCAGTAAATCCGGATAACGCTTGCACCATACGTATTACCGCGGCTGCTGGCACGTATTTAGCCGGTGCTTCTTAGTCAGGTACCGTCATTTTCTTCCCTGCTGATAGAGCTTTACATACCGAAATACTTCTTCGCTCACGCGGCGTCGCTGCATCAGGGTTTCCCCCATTGTGCAATATTCCCCACTGCTGCCTCCCGTAGGAGTTTGGGCCGTGTCTCAGTCCCAATGTGGCCGTTCACCCTCTCAGGCCGGCTACTGATCGTCGCCTTGGTAGGCCGTTACCCCACCAACTAGCTAATCAGACGCGGGTCCATCTCATACCACCGGAGTTTTTCACACTGTGCCATGCAGCACTGTGCGCTTATGCGGTATTAGCAGTCATTTCTAACTGTTATCCCCCTGTACGAGGCAGGTTACCCACGCGTTACTCACCCGTCCGCCACTCAGTCGCAAAAACTTCAATCCGAAGAAATCCGTTTAAGCGCTTCGTTCGACTTGCATGTGTTAAGCACGCCGCCAGCGTTCATCCTGAGCCAGGATCAAACTCTCGTTAAAAGTGTTTGTTCCGGTTCAGATAACTGCTAGCTATCTTTCCCTTTACTGTTTTAGGTTGACATTTTCATGTCTGTTCTGAATTTTTCTCTTTTAAGAATTTTTCAGGGTTATCTTGTCATCTGTTGTTTAATTATCAATGTTCTTTGTTGTCTTGCGACAGCTATATTAGATTACCACATCTCTTTTCGCTTGTCAACAACTTTTTTAATTTTTTTCAAATTCTTTTTAAGTTGTTTTTGTCTCTCCTTGACAACGAACGTTATTTTATCATGGCTTTACGTAACTGTCAATACATTTTTTAATTTTTTTAAAAATACCGCAAAATAACTTTCCATCGTTATTTTACGGTACCTTTTTCCTCATTATTTCTCTAAAATTTTCTCTAAAACTTCGCTCCTACCTAAATCTAGTAATAGCTTCCAAAAGCGGATTGTGATCATACAAAAATGTAAGTATCTGACTATCTGCAATATTTTCAAAACAAATCTTTCCTATTGAAGTCGTATACAATAATGTCACAACAATTAAAATCACCCAGATAATAATCACCCCTGTTGCCATTCCAAGCACTCCGCCCGCAATTCTGTTGAGTCCGCCTATAACCGGAAGATCGCTGATCAATCCAAGCATATAGACAATTGTGCGGACAACTATTGTAACTATTAGAAGTGTCAGCAGAAATCCCACAAAATCCGCAATCACTTTCGCCATATACGCCCCAACATACTCACCAAACGTACTGACTCCCAGATTTTTATAAATCTCTGCATTATTATTTTCTAAGAGTAAATCACGAAATAATTGTGGAATATTTGCATTTTCAATCGCCGAAATCTGCTGTTCTCTCGTCAGATCAATCTTTCCTATCAGATTTTTTATATCTTCTTCCGTAATCCCAGCCGCTTCCAGATCAATTCCATCTAACTTTTGTCCATTGATTTCAATCCCCGACAAATCCATATCTTCCAAATCCGGAGTTAATAATTCCACACATTTTTCCTGTACCATCCTCTCTAAAGGTGTCACTTTTAAAATTCCTTTACTCACATATGGCGTAAGAAAAACCACCAAGACGATAATAATGATTGTTGCAGCTAATGAAGCCACTATTTTTATAAACCCTCGAACCAAACCGGCAATCACACATACCAAAAGTATAATACCGACTAAAATTAATAATCCATTCATATACTCTCCTATTTCACCAGATGAACTTCCTGAAGTCCTTCTGCACTTATCACCATGTATTTATTCAGACCTGTCATTCGGAAAATCTCTATAATATTTGTCTCCATCTTTCCTTCAAATTTACAAACTCCAGATCGATCAAATATCATGCATTTATTTCCATCATACAAAACCACCTGGTTACCGGTCATTTTTATATTTCCGTACTCACCCTCAAAATCTTTTGACAGTATCTGTTTCCCCTTTGTATTATAAATGCGCAGTTCATATCCGCTTTTTCCAGAATTTTTCAGAACAAGCGCCACTCCGCTCTTATCATATGACACACTTTTTATCTCTTTTTTAATCTTTATCTTTTTGACCTGCTGAAGATCTTCCAAACCACTATAGAACACCAGCATATCATTCCCTATCAGCACAGAAGTTTTCTCATCCAAAAACGCAACCGTCGGGACCACTTCGTTCTCATATTCTTTTTCAAAAACTTCGTGATCTTTCTTCTCTTCTCCAGCCTCACCAAAATTATAACAAACTACTTTCGTCATCGCTTCGCTGCCTTTTGTAGATAAGTATGAAACAAGAAGTGCTTCTCCATTATTGGAAATGGCAATATCCAACGGATATCCAGTATTTGCAAGTGAAGTGTTCTGCTCCACAAGAATATTCCCTTTTGCATCATAACAAATAATCTGCTGTGTAGATTCTCCTTTGAGCACCACCCCTACGATTCCCTGTTCCGAAACAACCAGCTTTTGGATTGGACTCGTTGTTTTAATCTCTCCTTTTAGTCCATCTTTTTGAAACACCAAAATACTTGTCCCACTTTGATCCCCAACAGCTGCCGTTCCTTTGCACACTTCCACAATCGGATTCTTCATCTGACACGGCTGATTCCATATTTCCTGACCTTTTTTATCTAAATAAACAATGCCATCTCGACTGTATTTCAAACCCCCTCCGGCATACTCTCTGTAATTACTGTTATCCGCCTCTTCATTCTCATATGTAGCGGTCACAGCGACATTCTCATATGTCTGGTATTTCAAAAACAGCCCCACTCCCGCAGTCACCACAACAACAGATACCGCAACGATCACAACCCGTCGAAAAAATCGATATCTATGCGCCTTTATTTTTAACTCCATCTCCCGCATCGGATTCTGGCTATCCTGCAGTTCATCTATAATATCATCTGCAATCTCCTCCGTCGGGTCTTTTTTTTCTTTTACAATATGAAAACCAAATTTCTTCTTCATATGCTCCCCTTTATTTCTTCTTTGGTTCATGCTACATCAATAGTATAGCACATTTTACTATGGTAACAACAACTTTTGTCCGATAAAGATGAGATTTCCATTCTCCAAACCATTCATCTTACAGATCGCCTCCACATGGGATATATCTCCATATACTTTTCGACTGATTGTTGCAAGGGTATCTCCCTTTTCAACTACATAAATGTCATCTTCCAGAATTTGTGCCTCCGGATTCTCAGGTTCCTCTAAGATTTTGTCTCCTTCTTGTTCTTTTTCTTCTTCGATAACCTCACCGCCTGTCTCCATCACCTTATCCCCTTCTTTATTAGAAACAGATTTGGAGATAGTATCCAGCGATTGTTGAACTCCCTGCATTTTATCATAATTATTGATCATCGTAACCCCTATCACAAACACCACAAGAACAAGAAAAGTACTTGCCGCATATATGAATCTCGCGCCGTGTCTTTCTTCGTTTTTTTCCATCTTTTCTTTTATGACATCACGAAAATTCTTTGTAACTCGATCCTCAATAGTTTCACTGGGTGTTACTCCATTATTTTTACGACTCGCAATCATATAATTCTGCATTTCCAAATTTTTCTCATAATAAATATAGTGTCCGCCGCACTCCATCAAGTCCTGATATTTATGTATATAAAACTGCTCCTCTCGGTCAACTGTATTTTTTAAGACAAAAATGCTTTTCTCTCTGGAGAAAAATTTTTCGTGAATTTTCTTTATGTTATGATTTGCCTCCAGCGGTTGTCCCGGAACAGTCAAAAACCACCCTAAAATCTCTGCATTTTCAAAATATTGTTTACAGACTTCACATGCATTTTTCCAAACCGTATCCTGAACGTGGATATCCTGTCCTTTCATGGTCACTTCGCTCATCCGAATTGCACCGTATATGTAAATCAAATCCTGATCCTCTTCTTGTACTTTTTCTCCGACCAAAAACGCTCCGATTGGCATCTGGTCGGTCTTATCACACAGTTGATTAAAAAATGTGTCTACATAATCTTCTACATAGATTTTTGAACTGTCACTTACATTTCCTATTTGTCGAACATTTTTTGGAAGTTGTTTTTTCATTTTCTTTCACCTCATCTGCATATTTTTCCTCATCATAGCATATGAAAAGTGCTGAATTTATCAGATACTGTCGCCCCTTCCAGAAACTGTTCGACATAAATTCCAAAGAAAGGATAGGGAAAACGCTTTTCTCCTATCCTTTCGTCATCATCTTCTTTTACTTGTCTCGCATGCCCCGCAATATTTGTCGGTAAGAGTCGTAATAAACCCTTCCTTTGTTTTTGGTATTCTAAAAAAAGTAACCGGCCACATATGATTATAGATAATATCTTTTTCAATCTCATTCAGTTCAAAAAATTTGCTCGCATTCTTTAACGCTGTCTTCGGATGTGTGAGTCCATGAAAATGATCTCCCGTTTTTTTCGCATGTGTGTGCCAGTCGTACAAAAACAAGTCATGAAGCATCGCCCCTCTCGCCGCCGATCTTGCATCTAAATGAAAAAAACGGCACCACTGATAATTGTAATATGCCACATGGACACAATGCTGATAGCAATTCGTCGTGCCATGATGTGGATATAATTTCATGCGAAGCACGACAGGATGTTCGGCAATATCTCGAATACAATCATAAAAATCATATTTCCATTCATCCCGCAGACTGTATAGTTTATCTTGAATTTTTCTAAACATTTTGCATCCCTCATAACATTTTGATTTCTCAAACATCATAAAACATAAGAGGCGAAAGTGTCAACACTCTCGCCTCTTATGTTTTTATTAAAACTCTTTTATTTTTTTATAAATGCTTTCCGCATCTAAACCGTATTTTTTAACCAACTCAACTGCCGGTCCTGATTCTCCATAAGTATCATTGATACCAATCTTCAGAACTTTTGTAGGTGCTTTTTCCGATAACACATCACAAACCGCACTTCCAAGTCCGCCAATCACGGAATGTTCTTCAATTGTAACTACTTTTCCAGTCTCTTTTGCAGCTTCCACAATCAATTCTTCGTCCAAAGGTTTGATTGTATGGATGTTAATTACTTTTGCATCGATACCATCTGCCGCTAATTTTTCCGCCGCTTCCAGTGTCTCAGCTACCGGAAGACCTGTGGCGATCAAAGTGATGTCCTTTCCTTCACGAAGAACAACACCTTTTCCAAGTTCAAATTTATAATCTTCACGATCGTTGATTACCGGAACTGCAAGTCTTCCAAAACGAAGATAAACAGGTCCTTCATGCTTATAAGCAGCTTTTACTGCCGCTCTTGCTTCCACATCATCCGATGGGTTTATGACAACCATCCCCGGAATTGTTCTCATCAGCGCAATGTCCTCGTTACACTGATGTGTCGCACCGTCTTCTCCTACTGAGATTCCCGCATGTGTCGCACCGATTTTTACATTCAGCTTCGGATATCCGATAGAGTTACGAATCTGCTCAAATGCACGTCCTGCCGCAAACATTGCAAACGAACTTGCAAACGGAACCTTTCCTGTTGTAGCAAGACCTGCTGCAACACCCATCATATTACATTCTGCAATTCCGCAGTCAATGTGACGTTCCGGAAATACTTTCTTAAATACGCCAGTCTTTGTGGCAGCTGCTAAGTCAGCATCCAAAACAACAAGATTTTCATGTTCTTTTCCTAATTCTACAAGGGCATTTCCATAACTGTCACGAGTAGCAATTTTCTTTACATCTGACATAGTGCTTCACCTACTTTCTCTAAATCTGCCATTGCAACTGCATATTGTTCTGCATTCGGTGCAGAGCCATGCCATGATGCCTGATTCTCCATAAACGACACGTTCTTTCCTTTGATCGTCTTTGCAATGATCGCTGTCGGCTGACCTTTTGTCTCTCTTGCTTCTTTAAAAGCTGCATCCAAAGCATCAAAGTCATGTCCATCCACATTGATCACATGGAAATTGAAAGCTTCAAACTTCTTGTCAATTGGATATGGCGAGCATACTTCATCAATTGCACCATCAATCTGAAGTCCGTTATTGTCTACGATCACAACAAGATTATCCAGTTTTCTGTGACTTGCAAGCATTGCTGCCTCCCATACCTGTCCTTCCTGAATCTCGCCGTCACCTAACAGTGTGTAAACTCTGTAATCTTCATTCGAAAGTTTCGCCGAAAGTGCCATACCTACAGCTGCTGAAATCCCCTGTCCAAGGGAACCACTTGACATATCTACCCCTGGGATATGTTTCATATCAGGGTGACCCTGTAAATAAGATCCTACCTTACGAAGTGTAGTCAGATCTTCCACCGGGAAAAATCCTCTGTGAGCCAATGCAGCATAATATCCAGGCGCTGTATGCCCTTTTGATAATACGAAACGGTCTCTATCTGCTTTTTTCGGTTCTTTCGGATCGATATTCATTTCCTCAAAAAATAAATATGCGTAAATATCTGCCGCTGACAGTGATCCACCCGGATGTCCGGATTTTGCATTGTAAACAGCCGTCACTGCACCTTTTCGAACCTCATTAGCTATTTTCATTAATTCTAATTTGTTCATGAGCTGCCTCCTACTTTTTCATTTTACGTTCAATACACTCTTGATTATATTTGTACCATTTCAAATATGCAAGTACATTTTCATTATTCACCAAAAACAGCTTTGTAATCCGCCTGGAACTTTGCAATTCCCTGATCTGTTAAAGGATGTTTTGTCATCTGCTCAATCACAGCATATGGAACAGTTGCAATATCTGCTCCGGCCAAAGCACAGTCAGTCACATGGATTGGGTTTCTTACGCTTGCTGCAATGATCTCTGTGTCCAGCCCTGCAACTGCAAAAATCTCTGCAATCTCGGAAATCAGATCCACACCTCTGACAGAGATATCATCCAATCTTCCTAAAAACGGAGAAACATATGTTGCTCCGGCTCTCGCAGCCAGCAATGCCTGATTTGCCGTGAAAATCAAAGTCACATTTGTCTTAATTCCTTCTGAGGACAATACTTTACAAGCTTTGAGTCCCTCCACTGTCATAGGGATTTTCACAACCATGTTCGGATGAATTTTTGCAATGGCTCTTCCTTCTGCAATCATTCCTTCTGCGTCAACAGTTGTAGCTTTCACTTCTCCGCTGATTGGTCCATCTACAATTGATGCAATCTCTGCAATAACCTCTTCAAAAACACGTCCTTCTTTTGCAATCAGTGACGGATTGGTTGTAACTCCACAGATAACACCCATATCATTTGCCTTTTTAATATCCTCTACATTTGCTGTGTCAATAAAAAATCTCATATTCGTTTCCTCCTTCGACTGCTAAATATCCTGAATAATTCTTTATGAGCTCATTATATCACCCCTTATTCGCCCGTCAACCGGACGCATTTTTATTAGTAATTATTTTTATTAATATTTTAAAATTATTATTTCTATGATGTGAAATATTTTCCTTTGCCATAAAAATAAGAAGCCATTTTCAGGCTTCTTTACAAATATTTTTCATATTTTTATTATTAATAATTTTCTCTTTTCTATTAATTTCACTTTTGTTTTGTCCTGTCGGTTATCTTGGCATAAGAGGTTGTTCCGCGTGTGATTAATTTAGGTTCATACTCTACATGGTACGTGCTTACCGGTTCCATATCAGCAAAGTCTGCATGTTTAAACTTAATTTTTTTCATAATAATATCACAGGCATCTCTTCCCTTAAAAATCACAAAGTGCTCAATTGTCGTCAAAGCCACCTTGTGCATCTTTCCAAACAGAATATTGTCACATCCCATCACCGAAACATCATGTGGCACCCGGTATTTCAGCTCATACAAAGCATCCAGTATTCCAAGCGCAATCATATCGTTGAGACCGACAATTGCCGTCAGATCCGCCTCTTCTTCCATAAGCTCCTTAGTCAGCTCATATCCCACGCGATATTCTGAATCCACATTTGCCACTCCGATGTCCATCTGCTCACCAGCCTCTTTCACAATTACTTGTGATTTCAGACCTTCCTTTTCAAACTCTTTCAAAAAACCTTCCGTCCTCTTCGACCGCTGTTTTTGTCTCGTCGTAAGAGGCGGGGTAATATAAGCGACTTTTTTGTGTCCCAAATCCAGAAGATGACGCGCCATCAGACGTCCAAGCTTTGAATTATCCAATTCCACCGCATCCAGACTCAGTTTCTCATTCTGATTATTGATGATCACGACCGGAATCCGCTCGGCAAGACGCTCCACCATATCCATAAAGCATTCACTCGGATTACACATATAGATAATTCCCATCGGATTCAGGCTCGGCATCATCTTTAAATATCGTTCTTCCATACCAAGATCCCGCTGAGTATTACATACAAACAAAGTATATTCCTCGTCTCGCGCACGCATCTCAACCCCTTGCAGAAGCATCACATAATATGGATTGGTAAGGTTCGGGCAAAATACCGCCAAATGCTTTTCCTTTTTCCCCGCTTTTCTGACCTTGCGTTTCGGCGCCACGTATCCAAGCTCTTTCGCTGCTTTTTCCACTCTCTCAATTGTCTCTTTCGAAAAAGAAACATTATATTTTTTATTTAAAACCATAGACACGGTCGACTGAGATACCCCTGCTTTCCGCGCAATATCTGTCGATGTCACTTTCTTTTTTTTCATCAAATCTCTGTTCTTCCCTCTAATGCTCGCAAAAGCGTCACTTCATCTATATATTCCAAATCGCCGCCAACTGGAACTCCACTTGCAATTCTACTCACTTTGATACCGGTAGGCTTGATCAATTTGCTGATATACATCGCCGTCGTCTCCCCTTCCAGGCTGGAATTTGTCGCAATAATCACCTCATCCACATCTCCTTGAAGACGTTCCATCAGCTCTTTCAATTTGATGTCTCCAGGTCCAATCCCAAGCATTGGCGAGATCGCACCGTGAAGCACATGATAGACTCCTTGATATTTTCCTGTCTTTTCGTAAGCCGCCAAATCCCTCGTCGTCTCCACCACCATGATTGTCTTTGCATCACGATTACTGTTGCTGCAGATCGGGCACAATTCCTGATCGGTAAGCGTGTGGCATTGTTTACAATAGCGTACATTTTCCCTTGCCTCTGTCATCGAGCCCGCAAGACTTTGCACTTGCTCTTTCGGCATGTTGATAATATGAAAAGCCAGCC comes from Coprococcus phoceensis and encodes:
- a CDS encoding CvpA family protein is translated as MNGLLILVGIILLVCVIAGLVRGFIKIVASLAATIIIIVLVVFLTPYVSKGILKVTPLERMVQEKCVELLTPDLEDMDLSGIEINGQKLDGIDLEAAGITEEDIKNLIGKIDLTREQQISAIENANIPQLFRDLLLENNNAEIYKNLGVSTFGEYVGAYMAKVIADFVGFLLTLLIVTIVVRTIVYMLGLISDLPVIGGLNRIAGGVLGMATGVIIIWVILIVVTLLYTTSIGKICFENIADSQILTFLYDHNPLLEAITRFR
- a CDS encoding LysM peptidoglycan-binding domain-containing protein; the encoded protein is MKKQLPKNVRQIGNVSDSSKIYVEDYVDTFFNQLCDKTDQMPIGAFLVGEKVQEEDQDLIYIYGAIRMSEVTMKGQDIHVQDTVWKNACEVCKQYFENAEILGWFLTVPGQPLEANHNIKKIHEKFFSREKSIFVLKNTVDREEQFYIHKYQDLMECGGHYIYYEKNLEMQNYMIASRKNNGVTPSETIEDRVTKNFRDVIKEKMEKNEERHGARFIYAASTFLVLVVFVIGVTMINNYDKMQGVQQSLDTISKSVSNKEGDKVMETGGEVIEEEKEQEGDKILEEPENPEAQILEDDIYVVEKGDTLATISRKVYGDISHVEAICKMNGLENGNLIFIGQKLLLP
- a CDS encoding DUF5711 family protein; this encodes MKKKFGFHIVKEKKDPTEEIADDIIDELQDSQNPMREMELKIKAHRYRFFRRVVIVAVSVVVVTAGVGLFLKYQTYENVAVTATYENEEADNSNYREYAGGGLKYSRDGIVYLDKKGQEIWNQPCQMKNPIVEVCKGTAAVGDQSGTSILVFQKDGLKGEIKTTSPIQKLVVSEQGIVGVVLKGESTQQIICYDAKGNILVEQNTSLANTGYPLDIAISNNGEALLVSYLSTKGSEAMTKVVCYNFGEAGEEKKDHEVFEKEYENEVVPTVAFLDEKTSVLIGNDMLVFYSGLEDLQQVKKIKIKKEIKSVSYDKSGVALVLKNSGKSGYELRIYNTKGKQILSKDFEGEYGNIKMTGNQVVLYDGNKCMIFDRSGVCKFEGKMETNIIEIFRMTGLNKYMVISAEGLQEVHLVK
- a CDS encoding HD domain-containing protein, with the translated sequence MFRKIQDKLYSLRDEWKYDFYDCIRDIAEHPVVLRMKLYPHHGTTNCYQHCVHVAYYNYQWCRFFHLDARSAARGAMLHDLFLYDWHTHAKKTGDHFHGLTHPKTALKNASKFFELNEIEKDIIYNHMWPVTFFRIPKTKEGFITTLTDKYCGACETSKRR
- a CDS encoding transketolase yields the protein MNKLELMKIANEVRKGAVTAVYNAKSGHPGGSLSAADIYAYLFFEEMNIDPKEPKKADRDRFVLSKGHTAPGYYAALAHRGFFPVEDLTTLRKVGSYLQGHPDMKHIPGVDMSSGSLGQGISAAVGMALSAKLSNEDYRVYTLLGDGEIQEGQVWEAAMLASHRKLDNLVVIVDNNGLQIDGAIDEVCSPYPIDKKFEAFNFHVINVDGHDFDALDAAFKEARETKGQPTAIIAKTIKGKNVSFMENQASWHGSAPNAEQYAVAMADLEKVGEALCQM
- a CDS encoding LacI family DNA-binding transcriptional regulator, with the protein product MKKKKVTSTDIARKAGVSQSTVSMVLNKKYNVSFSKETIERVEKAAKELGYVAPKRKVRKAGKKEKHLAVFCPNLTNPYYVMLLQGVEMRARDEEYTLFVCNTQRDLGMEERYLKMMPSLNPMGIIYMCNPSECFMDMVERLAERIPVVIINNQNEKLSLDAVELDNSKLGRLMARHLLDLGHKKVAYITPPLTTRQKQRSKRTEGFLKEFEKEGLKSQVIVKEAGEQMDIGVANVDSEYRVGYELTKELMEEEADLTAIVGLNDMIALGILDALYELKYRVPHDVSVMGCDNILFGKMHKVALTTIEHFVIFKGRDACDIIMKKIKFKHADFADMEPVSTYHVEYEPKLITRGTTSYAKITDRTKQK
- the fsa gene encoding fructose-6-phosphate aldolase; translated protein: MRFFIDTANVEDIKKANDMGVICGVTTNPSLIAKEGRVFEEVIAEIASIVDGPISGEVKATTVDAEGMIAEGRAIAKIHPNMVVKIPMTVEGLKACKVLSSEGIKTNVTLIFTANQALLAARAGATYVSPFLGRLDDISVRGVDLISEIAEIFAVAGLDTEIIAASVRNPIHVTDCALAGADIATVPYAVIEQMTKHPLTDQGIAKFQADYKAVFGE
- a CDS encoding transketolase family protein, with protein sequence MSDVKKIATRDSYGNALVELGKEHENLVVLDADLAAATKTGVFKKVFPERHIDCGIAECNMMGVAAGLATTGKVPFASSFAMFAAGRAFEQIRNSIGYPKLNVKIGATHAGISVGEDGATHQCNEDIALMRTIPGMVVINPSDDVEARAAVKAAYKHEGPVYLRFGRLAVPVINDREDYKFELGKGVVLREGKDITLIATGLPVAETLEAAEKLAADGIDAKVINIHTIKPLDEELIVEAAKETGKVVTIEEHSVIGGLGSAVCDVLSEKAPTKVLKIGINDTYGESGPAVELVKKYGLDAESIYKKIKEF
- the recR gene encoding recombination mediator RecR, which translates into the protein MDYYSSQISKLIEELSRLPGIGAKSAQRLAFHIINMPKEQVQSLAGSMTEARENVRYCKQCHTLTDQELCPICSNSNRDAKTIMVVETTRDLAAYEKTGKYQGVYHVLHGAISPMLGIGPGDIKLKELMERLQGDVDEVIIATNSSLEGETTAMYISKLIKPTGIKVSRIASGVPVGGDLEYIDEVTLLRALEGRTEI